ACCTAATCACACTAAAAAGTCTCCTCCTTTTCTATACACTCTCCTCGGTTCCATCTCTAGGTTTGTACCATCCTTTTCTCTTGATCAGAATTCAGATCTGTGAATTTTATTGCATTCTGATTGAAAAGTGTTGTTTGATCTGAACTGtattctcctctctctctctttttttttttcaggacgTGTGCAGATATGGCTGCCGAGAGAGGTTTTCTTGATGCACAAGTCTCTGAGGCTTTTGTGGAAAAGTACTATCGTCTTGTTGGGACGAAGACTCATGCAGTTCATCAGTTTTATGCCGATGGTAGTATTGTGACCAGACCAGGACCTGATGGTACTGTGATGTCTTTTTCATCCCTCGAGGTAAAACAATGTCGTTGAATAGTTCTCACGATTCTCCTTTGTTATTAATTAGGTTAATGTTATTAGATTCATGATATATTTACTCTAATGTTATGAGACTtgactttgttttattatcttggTTCAGGCTATCGAGAAGCATTACCTTTCCTCTTACTATGATGGGTTTACATTCAATGTGCTCAGTGTTGATTCTCAGAGTTCGTTGGGAGATGGGTTGTTCATCATGGTTGTTGGTTTCTTGACTGGTAAAGACAACCTCAAGAGGAAGTTTTCCCAAGCGTTCTATCTTGCACGTCAGACCGGTGGCTATGTTGTCGTCAATGACATTCATCGTTTTGTTGGTGAGGAGGGTTGCACTCCAAGATCTCTTCCATCAGAAGTTGCAAAGCCAGCCGAAGAGGTAAAAAAGACCAAGCAGGTCAAAAAAgccaccaagaagaagaagtctgtTGGTGCTGCTGAGGTTAAGAAGGTGGTTGCTGTAGCTACGCCTCCTTTAGAAGAAGTTGTTACTGCTCAAAAACCTAAAGAGCCAGTGGCTGAAGAGCCAGAAAAGGTGGTTTCTGTAGCTACTCCTTGTCTTGATGGAGCCAGTAAATCTTTTGCTTCAATGGTGAGTTTTATTCTTGTATATTTGACTTTATACTTGGGCCATTTA
The sequence above is a segment of the Raphanus sativus cultivar WK10039 unplaced genomic scaffold, ASM80110v3 Scaffold5510, whole genome shotgun sequence genome. Coding sequences within it:
- the LOC130507740 gene encoding nuclear transport factor 2-like, whose product is MAAERGFLDAQVSEAFVEKYYRLVGTKTHAVHQFYADGSIVTRPGPDGTVMSFSSLEAIEKHYLSSYYDGFTFNVLSVDSQSSLGDGLFIMVVGFLTGKDNLKRKFSQAFYLARQTGGYVVVNDIHRFVGEEGCTPRSLPSEVAKPAEEVKKTKQVKKATKKKKSVGAAEVKKVVAVATPPLEEVVTAQKPKEPVAEEPEKVVSVATPCLDGASKSFASMVLSMSRNTAPLQVKAAPVQNPSSVAQPKPLVAPAPVKKSDHKMVDEPGTSIFVSNLPMDARWSQVSELFKAFGTIKEHGVQIRHSRDSGRCFAFVAFES